The sequence GGATGTAAGTGAGGGTAGGCGTAAGGCCGAGGTCGTTAGGGCTGTTTGTAAAGGGGGCGGGACGTGCGCTGCCGAGTGTCCTAGGGACGCTATTGACGTTAACCACTTCACTGACCGCCAGCTTCTAGCCCAGGTGGAGAGGGCGCTGGACGATAGGCCCGGTGAGAAGATAGTAGCGTTCTGCTGCCACTGGTGTGCCCTAGGCGCGGTGGACGTAGCTGGCGTCAGTAGGCTCGAGTACCCATTGAACATAAGGATCGTAAGGGTCATGTGCTCAGGGAGAGTGGACACAGACTTCGTGAAGAGGGCCTTTGAACTAGGGGCTGCAGGAGTCCTCGTCGCCGGCTGCGAGTTCCCGACTTGTCACTACGTGACTGGTAACTATAGGTGTAAGGAGAGGATGGAGAGGCTTAAGCAAAAGCTAGCCCAGAAGGGCTACGACCCAGAGAGGCTACAGACTGTTTGGCTCTCGGCGGCCGACGGCCCCAAGTTCGTGTCCACCGTAAAGGACATGGTCACTAGGCTTGGCCTTAAGGGCTGAGGGCCCTTCTAAGCCAGCTCGCTCATGGAGACGACGCTAGATATGTCGTATATGCTTATTGGAAGCTTACTCCTCTTCGCCGCTAAGCTAAAGTTCATGTAGCACATGGGGCAGCACGTCACCAGCCCGCGCACTTTAAGCGGCAGTACCTCCCTCACCAGCTTCCTATAGGCTGTCTTTGTGGCAGCTTCGTAGTTAAGCATCCACAACCCCCCTCCACCACCGCAGCAGTTAACGTCCGCTCTATTCATCGGCAGCTCCACTAGGCTAACGCCCTCTATAGAGTTAAGCACGCTTCGAGGGGCCTCGTAAACACCTAGCTGCCTACCGAGCGTACAGGGATCATGGTATGTTAGCGCGAGGGCCTCCCTTAGCTTCAAGGGCCTCTTAATGCTCCTCTCCAGTAGCTGAGATAGGTGAAGCACCTCGACGCTAGGTAGCCTTAACCCAAGCACCTCTGGGTAGAGCTTAGTGAACGCGTAGTAGCAGCCTGAGCAGGAGGTAACGACGCGCTCCACTTCAGCCTTCTCTATAGCCCTTACGGCCCTGGCAGCAGCCCTCCTAGCCTCTTCGACTAGCCCCAGCTCTATTAATGGCTCACCGCAGCAAGGCTCATTCATTAGTAGCTTAAAGTCCAAGCCCAGCTTGCTCAGTGCTTCAGCCGACGCCCTAGCTACTTCTACAGCTCTAAACGATAAGGTGCATCCGACCCAGTAGAGTAGCTTTGAGCCCGCCGAGGCCTTGGCTTCCAGCTTAGCGGCCCACGATGCCTTGCTCCTTGTCAACGACCGATACGGGCTATCGAGCTTCTCAATAGCCTCAGAGACCTCATATATTGTGGGCGGGGCCTGTTTAGAAGCGACAGCCACCCTTCTAATCGCTAGTACTAGCTTAGGTATTTCTAGCCCCTTTTTACATAGAACCTGGCATTTAGAGCATAGCGTGCATAGCCATGGATACCTAGCTAAGACCTCCCCTCTTTCATATAGACTCAGCTGCGCATATCTAACTAGTCTACGTATATTAAAGTTGCTCAGCGTAGCTAGGGGGCAGGAGGCTGTACACGACCCACATTGCATACAGTGCTTAACAAAGCTCTTTATTTGCTCACTTACTAATACTTCTCTCATCTATCCTCCCTCATTATCTAGCTACTCATATAGATAGCTCCTACTTTCCCATTCTTCATATGCACGCCTCCTTAATAGCTTTATGCAACAATCCCCTCCCGCTATGGACGCTAAGCGCCTACGCCCCCTCTCTTAGCCCTCCTCTAGGCGTTAATCTAGCCGCGCCGCGCCGTCTTAACGCTATGATATAATTTTAGTAAGGCTTAAGTGGGGCTTAGGTGAGAGGGGCTCTTGATGGAGGCAGGCACCTTCATCTACAATCTATACTTTATCACCTACGGGGTGCTGCCATACTTCACAGTCGCTATAGTAGCCCTTAGTTTTATGTATAAACTTACCTACTGGCTCCGGGGCTCGGCCTCAAAGATGCCCTTGCTTAAGGCCCCCTCGCTCTCTCAAGCTGGCTTCAACGTCCTCGCCGGCCTAGTCTTAGACCTACTTCTCTTTAGGAGGGTCTATAGGGCTAGCTTTAAGCTGTGGTGCGCAACCTGGACTATGCATTTATGTGCGCCCCTAGTTCTCATAGGCCACTTATTCTTCCTGACCGGGCCGCTCCACGAGGTCCCTACGGCCGCCCTCATGACTAGCCTCCAAGAGTACGTAAGGAAGCTCTCCCCCTACGCTATCCCAGCTCCTCTATGTAAGTCGGCCCTATTTATCGTAGGCCTAGTGCTCGTGGGGGCTCTAGCTGCTCTACTAGTGGCTAGGCTTAGGAGCCCTCTGCTTAGGTCTATTTCCTCCCCCGCTAGCTACTCTAACCTCGTGCTGTTGATAGTGACCTCGCTACTAGGGCTATCTATGTCCGCCGACAGCCTCTTCATCCGCCGCCTCACTATTCAAGAGGTAACTTTGCTATCGTCGCTTCACGGCATATCCGCCCAGCTCCTCTTTGCCTCCATCCCCTTCACCCTCCTCCACATTTTCCCCGGCGCCGAGGTAACTAAGTTGGCTTACGAGCTGAGGAGGTTGGTGAGGCGTTAATGGAGGAGCTGCATAAAAGCCTCTTAGAGAGGCTTAGGAGGCTTCAGAGGCTATACTTAGATACGTGCTCCCGCTGCAACTTATGCGCGCTCAAGTGCCCTACCTATGAAGCCTCGCAGGACGTAAGGGTGACTCCAGGCTATAGAATGAGGTTGGTGCGCGACCTTACGAAGAGGTTCTCCTTCAGCAAGCTCCTCGGGCTCGAGAGGCGCGTGAGTAGTGAAGAGCTACTAGTGTCCACCTACAACTGTACGCTCTGCGGGAGGTGCGAGGAGCACTGTCCTTACGGCATAGATACTACGTCTCTATGGCTAAGCCTGCGTGAAGCAGTACGCTCGTCAGGCCTACTACCCAGCTCGCTAAAAGAGCTAGAGGAGACCATCCTGAGGCTCAAGAACCCCTACGGCGTAGAGCCCTACATGAAGACCTACTGGCCTGAGATGGTCGGCTTAGAGGAGGTGGTTAGGAAGGCTATGGGTAGGAGGGCTAGCGTCGTACTGTTCATGGGCTGCACTCCGTCCATAAGGTCGGTGGGCCAGGACATCTTGGCGTCCGCTGTACGCCTGCTGGAGAAGGCTAGGGAGTCTTGGGCGCTCCTAAGTGAAGAGTGGTGCTGTGGCTGCCCGCTGCTCATGCTAGGCAATCGCGAGGCGGCCGCTATTTTCGCTAGGCACAACGTCGAAGCGGTCGAGTCTCTAGCCCCTAACTTCTTAGTGACTGTTTGCCCCACGTGCCACAAGATGTTTAAGTTTGAGTACGAGACGCTGCTCGGCCGCCCCGCGCGCTTCAAGGCTGTGCACATCACTGAGCTGCTATTGAAGTACATCGTTGAGTTTAGGCTCGAGGTGCCTAGTAAGCTAGATGTCAGCGTGGCTTACCACGATCCCTGCGATTTAGCTAGAGCGTCCGGCGTCACCGAGGCCCCCCGGATGTTAATTAAGGAGGTAGCTAGGGAGCTAGTTGAGCTGCCTGAAGGTAGGCTCGATACTTCTTGCTGCGGCGGCGGCGGCCTGCTCCAAGCTGTAAATAACGAGCTGAGGCTTGAGGTAGCTAAGAGGAGGCTTAGGGAGGCCGTGGAGGCTGACGCTGATGTACTGGCCTCCGCCTGCCCAGCCTGTAAGGCAGCCTTTATAGAGGCGGCTAGGGAAGAAGGCTTAGGAGTCGAGGTCCTAGACGTGGTAGAAATAGTAGCTAGAGCCCTAGGCTTAGCCTAAAGCTAATGGCCCCCCGGGCCTAAGCACTACTACTTCAACACCCGGCGCCCCTCTCCCTCGCCTCTCTACGAACCTAGAAGCGCCTCAAGCGGGCACGGGAAGGTGGAGCGGCGCGTAAGTATTGCACCCTCGGCCCTAGGAGGGCGGGGGCGTAGGCTGCCCCCTAGGCCCACGGTGTAGTAGCCGCCTAGAGGCAATAATGCTCCGCCCGGCCTATAGAGCTCACCTATTAGCTTCATACCTCTGAAGACCGGGCGTCCCCTTGCGTGGTACACCGTGGTGTTGTCTGCCTAACTACGCAGCCTATAGGTCCCTCCCACAAGTATGGAAGGCCTGGAAGAGGCCTATCTCTACGCCTGAGAGGTTGGTTAGAGACTCCATGCGCCGCCACGGCGTCGGCTCCGATGAGCGAAGCAGCCAGCTCAGGGACAGCAACTACCTTGTCCTCTGCCCGCTTAGCTACCTCCGACGCCCCCGCTTGGCTAAGCTTAACTGGCGATGGCGAGCTTTGGCTTAAGAGACGATCTATCAACACCACCCCTCTACTAACATGGAATGGAAGCGGGCGAGGCCGGGCCAATAATCCTCAGGCTAAGCCACCCGTCCAGCGTACTGCATGGACACTTTTTAGAGCCTCTCTTAGCAATGAAAACAGGTGTACTCGTGCCTCCTCCTGAAGAGCTCGAGGACTTAAAGCGCTTCCTAAAGACCAAAACTATCTTAGGCTTCCTCGACGACCGGGAGCTAAGCAACCTCCTATCCTCCTCCTCGCTCAAGTACTACCCTAGGGGCTCTAGCATACTTGAGGGCGCTAGGAGAGGGCTCTACGTAGTTTATCGAGGAGCTATTAAGGTGGTAGCGGAGGAGTCTGAAGAGCTCCTTGAGGAGGGCGACGTACTAAGCGTAGGCCTCCTAGTTAAGGAGCCTCCTAACTATAGGGCTGAGGCAGTAGAGGACACCATATGCGTAATCGTTGATGAGCAGGCGTTTTGGGGCCTCTATCGTAGCCACCACGTCTTCGCCAAGCTCATGGACCTGCTGT comes from Candidatus Nezhaarchaeota archaeon and encodes:
- a CDS encoding hydrogenase iron-sulfur subunit, with amino-acid sequence DVSEGRRKAEVVRAVCKGGGTCAAECPRDAIDVNHFTDRQLLAQVERALDDRPGEKIVAFCCHWCALGAVDVAGVSRLEYPLNIRIVRVMCSGRVDTDFVKRAFELGAAGVLVAGCEFPTCHYVTGNYRCKERMERLKQKLAQKGYDPERLQTVWLSAADGPKFVSTVKDMVTRLGLKG
- a CDS encoding (Fe-S)-binding protein, producing MQCGSCTASCPLATLSNFNIRRLVRYAQLSLYERGEVLARYPWLCTLCSKCQVLCKKGLEIPKLVLAIRRVAVASKQAPPTIYEVSEAIEKLDSPYRSLTRSKASWAAKLEAKASAGSKLLYWVGCTLSFRAVEVARASAEALSKLGLDFKLLMNEPCCGEPLIELGLVEEARRAAARAVRAIEKAEVERVVTSCSGCYYAFTKLYPEVLGLRLPSVEVLHLSQLLERSIKRPLKLREALALTYHDPCTLGRQLGVYEAPRSVLNSIEGVSLVELPMNRADVNCCGGGGGLWMLNYEAATKTAYRKLVREVLPLKVRGLVTCCPMCYMNFSLAAKRSKLPISIYDISSVVSMSELA
- a CDS encoding (Fe-S)-binding protein, encoding MEELHKSLLERLRRLQRLYLDTCSRCNLCALKCPTYEASQDVRVTPGYRMRLVRDLTKRFSFSKLLGLERRVSSEELLVSTYNCTLCGRCEEHCPYGIDTTSLWLSLREAVRSSGLLPSSLKELEETILRLKNPYGVEPYMKTYWPEMVGLEEVVRKAMGRRASVVLFMGCTPSIRSVGQDILASAVRLLEKARESWALLSEEWCCGCPLLMLGNREAAAIFARHNVEAVESLAPNFLVTVCPTCHKMFKFEYETLLGRPARFKAVHITELLLKYIVEFRLEVPSKLDVSVAYHDPCDLARASGVTEAPRMLIKEVARELVELPEGRLDTSCCGGGGLLQAVNNELRLEVAKRRLREAVEADADVLASACPACKAAFIEAAREEGLGVEVLDVVEIVARALGLA